A genomic region of Brevibacillus sp. JNUCC-41 contains the following coding sequences:
- a CDS encoding IS1595 family transposase encodes MWENVYEGFNELTKSQQMTLFEAIKQDLFPEETNKIDKLLGSIREARFASGIGCVHCGSTSVKRNGKYRSRQRYLCKDCNKSFNDMTNTPFSGSKYPEKWVKYIEFMIEGVTLPKIAKRLKIHISTAFYWRHKILNAIGSLGFKQLEGIGESDETFFRESLKGRRVINHRKPKKRGEKDKKRGISNLKIAVVVAQDRNGNMVARKAGTGRVKAEEIDAVIGDFIHPSALLCTDTATNYKKFAKIKGLLHETINERNKQRVKKGIYHIQHVNNFHNRLKGWMERFQGVGTYYLDNYLYWFRWLEIGKNLAFDKQVEQMLISACQRSNYHTVEMIRN; translated from the coding sequence ATGTGGGAAAATGTATACGAAGGTTTCAACGAATTAACTAAGTCACAGCAGATGACTCTATTTGAGGCAATAAAACAAGATTTGTTTCCAGAAGAAACTAATAAAATTGATAAATTGCTCGGATCTATACGTGAAGCTCGATTTGCTTCAGGAATAGGTTGCGTTCATTGTGGAAGTACATCTGTAAAACGCAATGGGAAATATCGTTCAAGGCAACGCTATTTATGTAAGGACTGCAATAAATCCTTCAATGATATGACTAATACTCCATTTTCAGGCTCTAAATATCCAGAAAAATGGGTGAAATATATTGAGTTTATGATTGAGGGGGTTACTTTACCCAAGATAGCTAAACGCTTAAAAATACATATCTCCACTGCATTCTATTGGAGACATAAAATCTTGAACGCAATAGGTAGCCTCGGCTTCAAACAATTAGAAGGTATTGGTGAAAGTGATGAAACATTTTTTCGTGAGTCTTTAAAAGGCCGCCGCGTGATCAATCATAGAAAACCGAAAAAAAGAGGAGAAAAAGACAAAAAAAGAGGAATTTCTAATCTTAAGATTGCCGTAGTTGTAGCTCAAGACCGCAATGGAAATATGGTTGCACGTAAAGCAGGTACAGGGCGGGTTAAAGCTGAAGAAATTGATGCAGTGATAGGTGATTTTATTCACCCATCTGCTTTGTTATGCACTGATACCGCAACAAACTATAAAAAATTTGCCAAGATAAAAGGCTTACTGCACGAGACGATTAATGAACGTAACAAGCAACGTGTAAAAAAAGGTATATATCATATACAGCACGTTAATAACTTTCACAACAGACTAAAGGGTTGGATGGAGCGTTTTCAAGGAGTCGGAACATATTATTTGGATAATTACCTTTACTGGTTTCGTTGGCTAGAAATAGGAAAGAATTTGGCATTTGATAAACAAGTTGAACAAATGCTTATTTCAGCTTGCCAAAGATCTAATTATCATACTGTTGAAATGATCAGGAATTAA
- a CDS encoding YnfA family protein: MVVTTLIFIMAGLAEIGGGYLIWLWLREGKSIYLGLAGGFGLVLYGIIATFQTFPTFGRVYAAYGGVFIVLSVLWGWGIDKKTPDLYDWIGAVICLVGVSVIIWGPRH; this comes from the coding sequence ATGGTAGTTACTACTTTGATTTTCATTATGGCTGGCCTGGCGGAAATTGGTGGCGGTTACCTGATTTGGCTCTGGTTAAGAGAAGGTAAATCCATTTACCTAGGTTTAGCCGGAGGTTTCGGATTGGTGCTATACGGCATCATTGCAACTTTCCAAACGTTCCCAACCTTTGGGCGGGTCTATGCTGCATATGGTGGGGTTTTCATTGTTTTATCGGTTTTATGGGGATGGGGCATCGATAAGAAAACCCCTGATTTATATGATTGGATTGGCGCTGTAATCTGTTTGGTCGGGGTTTCAGTCATTATATGGGGCCCTAGACACTAA
- a CDS encoding amidohydrolase, which produces MVHVDLLITNANVLTLDKKSRIGGSVAVSNGIIIGIWTGLEPPRASIEYSSRTQVINLKGATLLPGFIDTHNHLLMYSQFRKQANCSSPLNQKIEDIQARLLSIAKQTKKENWILGFGYDDTLLKEQRHPTRAELDAVVPDHPVFIRHVSAHFGVVNSAALKIAGIDETVLDPPGGHLGRDSSGRLNGILYELPAMNLVETKIPAPSLDLLVSLLSEGSKDYVEKGITTNTDAGVGLNMGIVELEAHLQAMAERKNPMRMQLMVMHNILREGNELGKYTASELNMEIIEKSYGRARLDSAKLFQDGSIQGLTAALRQPYHCNPKVSGELLHEQKEFNEEVLDLNKRGFRITTHGNGDRAIGSILDAYEFALKKNPRIDHRYRIEHLQTVTRYDLERMKSLGIAGSFFINHVYYWGDRHKKMFLGPERANEMNPLRDALQNNLLFTLHSDCPVTPISPLFSVWAAVNRITMGGEVLGPEQRIDVESALRSMTIWGAEINFDEKNTGSIEIGKRADFVILSEDPLKVDPLEIKDIPVLATIVDGQVVYQMDWSLIG; this is translated from the coding sequence ATGGTTCATGTGGATCTCTTGATAACGAACGCAAACGTTTTGACATTAGATAAAAAAAGTCGTATAGGAGGTTCTGTAGCAGTAAGTAATGGAATCATCATCGGAATCTGGACTGGATTGGAACCTCCGCGCGCGTCCATTGAATATTCCAGCCGGACACAAGTTATCAATTTAAAAGGTGCAACATTGCTTCCTGGCTTTATCGACACCCACAACCATTTATTGATGTATTCCCAGTTTCGAAAACAAGCAAACTGCAGTTCACCCCTTAATCAAAAGATTGAAGATATACAAGCCCGCCTTCTTTCAATCGCCAAACAAACTAAAAAAGAGAATTGGATTTTAGGTTTTGGCTATGATGATACCCTTTTAAAAGAACAAAGGCATCCAACACGGGCTGAATTGGATGCAGTCGTACCAGATCATCCCGTTTTTATCAGGCATGTTTCCGCACACTTCGGAGTGGTAAACTCTGCAGCTCTTAAAATTGCAGGGATTGATGAAACTGTTTTGGACCCTCCTGGTGGACATCTGGGCCGGGATAGTTCAGGGCGACTGAATGGTATATTATATGAGCTGCCTGCTATGAATTTGGTGGAAACGAAGATCCCGGCACCATCTTTGGATTTATTGGTTTCACTATTAAGCGAAGGCTCTAAGGATTACGTAGAAAAAGGCATCACTACAAATACTGATGCCGGTGTAGGGTTAAATATGGGCATAGTTGAACTAGAAGCCCATCTTCAGGCAATGGCAGAAAGAAAAAATCCAATGCGGATGCAATTAATGGTCATGCACAATATCCTACGGGAAGGAAATGAATTAGGAAAATATACAGCAAGTGAACTCAATATGGAGATTATTGAAAAATCATATGGTCGCGCCCGTCTGGATAGTGCTAAGTTGTTTCAAGATGGGTCAATTCAAGGATTAACAGCAGCATTGCGGCAGCCATACCATTGTAATCCTAAAGTTTCCGGTGAATTATTACATGAACAAAAAGAATTCAACGAAGAAGTTCTTGATTTAAATAAAAGGGGTTTTCGCATAACTACACATGGAAATGGAGACAGGGCCATTGGCTCCATTTTAGATGCTTATGAATTCGCATTGAAAAAAAATCCCCGCATAGATCACCGCTATCGAATTGAACATTTGCAAACCGTGACTAGATACGATTTAGAACGAATGAAAAGCCTTGGCATAGCAGGTTCATTTTTCATTAATCACGTGTATTATTGGGGTGATAGGCATAAAAAAATGTTCCTTGGACCTGAAAGAGCCAACGAAATGAACCCGTTAAGAGACGCGCTTCAAAATAACTTGTTATTTACTTTGCATTCCGATTGTCCAGTAACACCCATCTCACCATTATTTTCAGTTTGGGCTGCAGTCAATCGCATTACAATGGGAGGGGAAGTATTAGGACCTGAACAAAGGATAGACGTAGAAAGTGCACTGAGGTCAATGACGATATGGGGTGCGGAAATTAATTTTGATGAAAAGAATACCGGAAGTATCGAGATTGGAAAGAGAGCGGACTTTGTTATTCTTTCAGAAGATCCACTGAAGGTCGATCCATTAGAAATTAAGGATATTCCGGTACTTGCCACTATTGTGGATGGTCAAGTTGTTTACCAAATGGATTGGAGTTTAATAGGTTGA
- a CDS encoding DUF3311 domain-containing protein gives MPRRKLAGIFIGVIIPFLAIIGIVPFIAKLDFSVLGIPILYFWVFMWFPLTTLCLCISWHIYDRHQYKNEKMG, from the coding sequence ATGCCTCGCCGAAAATTAGCTGGTATATTCATAGGTGTGATAATTCCATTTCTGGCCATTATAGGCATCGTTCCTTTTATTGCGAAACTTGATTTTAGTGTTCTGGGAATACCCATCCTTTATTTTTGGGTGTTTATGTGGTTTCCACTAACTACCCTTTGTCTTTGTATATCTTGGCATATTTATGATCGTCATCAATATAAAAATGAAAAGATGGGGTAG